In one Gossypium hirsutum isolate 1008001.06 chromosome D09, Gossypium_hirsutum_v2.1, whole genome shotgun sequence genomic region, the following are encoded:
- the LOC107892271 gene encoding tRNA (adenine(58)-N(1))-methyltransferase catalytic subunit TRMT61A — translation MLLMDSSTKISFNRCIRDGDLVIVYERHDTMKAVKVCENSVLQNRFGVFKHSDWIGKPFGSKVFSNKGGFVYLLAPTPELWTLVLSHRTQILYIADISFVIMYLEVVPGCLVLESGTGSGSLTTSFARAVSPMGHVYTFDFHEQRAASAREDFERTGISTLVTVGVRDIQGDGFPDQFSGLADSVFLDLPQPWLAIPSARNMLKQDGTLCSFSPCIEQVQRSCETLRSDFTDIRTFEILLRTYEVREWKMDHLKVNDGNSTACPPRKRRQPSSEASVGDNASSSAVMARPSAETRGHTGYLTFARKCVS, via the exons ATGTTGCTTATGGACTCCTCGACGAAGATATCTTTCAATCGTTGCATTAGAGATGGAGATTTGGTTATTGTATATGAGAGGCATGATACTATGAAAGCTGTTAAAGTGTGCGAGAATTCGGTTCTTCAAAATCGTTTCGGTGTATTTAAACATTCGGATTGGATTGGGAAGCCGTTTGGTTCCAAAGTTTTCAGCAACAAAGGTGGATTCGTTTACCTATTGGCTCCGACACCGGAGTTATGGACTTTGGTTCTAAGTCATAGGACTCAGATTCTTTATATTGCGGATATTAGCTTTGTGATTATGTACTTGGAAGTAGTTCCGGGTTGTTTGGTTCTTGAATCTGGGACCGGTAGTGGCTCATTAACAACATCGTTTGCAAGGGCTGTGTCTCCAATGGGACATGTGTATACCTTTGATTTCCATGAACAGAGGGCCGCCTCAGCTAG AGAGGACTTCGAGAGGACTGGAATAAGCACTTTAGTCACTGTGGGAGTCCGAGATATTCAGGGTGATGGATTTCCCGATCAGTTTTCTGGATTGGCTGATTCTGTATTTTTGGACCTACCGCAACCTTGGTTAGCCATTCCTTCAGCTCGAAACATGTTGAAACAAGATGGAACTCTGTGTTCCTTCTCACCATGCATCGAACAAGTGCAACGTTCATGTGAAACTCTTAGATCTGACTTTACAG ATATACGGACCTTTGAAATACTGCTCCGCACGTACGAAGTCCGTGAATGGAAAATGGATCACTTGAAAGTCAATGATGGTAATTCCACTGCATGCCCTCCACGCAAGAGGAGGCAGCCTTCGAGTGAAGCAAGTGTCGGGGACAATGCAAGTTCTTCTGCAGTTATGGCCCGGCCATCTGCTGAAACACGAGGGCATACTGGATATTTGACTTTTGCAAGGAAGTGcgtttcttga
- the LOC107892274 gene encoding uncharacterized protein, producing MCHKHQFPCLHCHPHDYIRMVQHMIESCLVFQMSKDKCVEALAKHANIEPVITLTVWEELLKENKAFFQEYFQALSPRQSSVD from the exons ATGTGCCATAAGCATCAATTCCCTTGTTTGCATTGCCACCCACATGACTACATTAGAATG GTTCAACATATGATAGAGAGCTGTCTGGTTTTTCAGATGAGCAAAGATAAGTGCGTCGAAGCACTTGCTAAGCATGCCAACATTGAACCAGTCATCACCCTAACAG TTTGGGAGGAGTTGCTTAAAGAGAACAAAGCCTTCTTTCAAGAGTATTTCCAGGCTTTATCTCCGAGGCAGAGCTCTGTTGATTGA
- the LOC107892273 gene encoding glutaredoxin isoform X1 — MALQKAKDIVSTNPVVVFSKSYCPFCVDVKQLLQQLGASFKAIELDRESDGSDIQAALAEWTGQRTVPNVFIGGKHIGGCDSTMALHKEAVLPVAFFFMTSALDALKIGLDS, encoded by the exons atggctTTGCAAAAGGCGAAGGACATCGTATCTACCAATCCTGTCGTCGTTTTCAG CAAGTCCTACTGTCCGTTCTGTGTGGATGTGAAGCAATTGCTTCAACAACTTGGAGCTTCTTTCAAGGCCATTGAGCTCGACAGAGAAa GTGATGGATCTGATATTCAAGCAGCTCTGGCTGAGTGGACCGGCCAGCGGACTGTGCCAAACGTTTTCATTGGTGGGAAACACATTGGTGGCTGTGATT CTACAATGGCCTTGCACAAGGAAG CTGTTTTGCCTGTGGCTTTTTTCTTCATGACTTCTGCCTTGGATGCCCTAAAGATTGGCTTGGACAGTTAA
- the LOC107892273 gene encoding glutaredoxin isoform X2, whose product MALQKAKDIVSTNPVVVFSKSYCPFCVDVKQLLQQLGASFKAIELDRESDGSDIQAALAEWTGQRTVPNVFIGGKHIGGCDSTMALHKEGKLVPLLTEAGAITKSSV is encoded by the exons atggctTTGCAAAAGGCGAAGGACATCGTATCTACCAATCCTGTCGTCGTTTTCAG CAAGTCCTACTGTCCGTTCTGTGTGGATGTGAAGCAATTGCTTCAACAACTTGGAGCTTCTTTCAAGGCCATTGAGCTCGACAGAGAAa GTGATGGATCTGATATTCAAGCAGCTCTGGCTGAGTGGACCGGCCAGCGGACTGTGCCAAACGTTTTCATTGGTGGGAAACACATTGGTGGCTGTGATT CTACAATGGCCTTGCACAAGGAAGGTAAGCTGGTTCCTCTGCTAACTGAAGCTGGAGCTATTACAAAATCATCTGTTTAG